Proteins encoded by one window of Ignavibacteriota bacterium:
- a CDS encoding LexA family transcriptional regulator, with amino-acid sequence MESIEIIGFKPNSDLNLKMTLYEMSVSAGYPIPVDSGIEKEVDLNEFLVEHPAATFFAKVNGLDMLNAGIRDGDILVVDSAVEPSDGKIVLAEMNNGLTVKIYREHDGEYFLESGKSQFLPLSIGEIQFNIIGTVTKIIHSL; translated from the coding sequence ATGGAAAGTATTGAAATAATTGGCTTTAAGCCTAATAGTGACTTAAACCTGAAGATGACACTATATGAAATGTCAGTTTCTGCGGGCTATCCGATTCCTGTTGATTCCGGTATTGAGAAAGAAGTGGACCTGAACGAGTTTTTAGTCGAGCATCCGGCAGCTACTTTTTTTGCAAAAGTTAACGGGCTTGATATGCTGAATGCAGGAATTCGTGACGGCGATATATTGGTTGTTGACTCTGCAGTCGAACCAAGCGACGGTAAAATAGTGCTTGCAGAAATGAATAATGGCTTGACTGTGAAAATTTATCGTGAGCATGATGGTGAATATTTCCTTGAATCCGGAAAAAGCCAATTCTTGCCACTATCAATCGGTGAAATACAATTCAATATTATTGGTACAGTTACAAAGATAATTCATTCTTTGTAA